DNA sequence from the Puntigrus tetrazona isolate hp1 chromosome 2, ASM1883169v1, whole genome shotgun sequence genome:
AGTTTGAGGAGATTTCTTGGAGGAATTTAGCGGGGATCTAGGGGCAGAGAGAGATTTACGAATTGATAGGTGGTCGCGTTTTGTTTGGCCGCACGTCTTTGCGCCAGAGGACTCTGGAGCATTGAGTTTCCTTCTCTTAAAGGATTAGTCTTCGCGATGGCCACCAAGAGACTAAGGAGGGGTCGCTATCCTGGCGACACACAGCTGGTGGCTTCAACCGGGAGCACAATTGTGGCGCACTGACCTCGGACAGACGCTGGCTTTTAGCAGAGATTTGCTCGGAGTACGCGCGGTTTCCTCCCGTATTTTTAGCCCCAGACTCTTACTCCCTGAAGACCGAACCCGTCTTTTAACGTCCGTCCAGCTTCCTCCGCGATGACGACCGAGAGCTCCCAGCAGCCGCTGGACACGCCGGCTCCCATCAGGTCCAGCCCCGCGTCCAGCGCCATGCACTCGGCGCTTCAGAGCACGCAGACGGCGCTGGAGAGCACGGCCGCCACCGGCAGCAAGGGCAAGAAGTCCAACTCGGGCATGAGGCGCCCCGAAAAGCCCCCGTACTCGTACATCGCCCTCATAGTCATGGCGATACAGAGCTCTCCGACCAAAAGGTTAACGCTGAGCGAGATCTATCAGTTCCTCCAGGCGCGCTTCCCGTTTTTTCGGGGCTCCTACCAGGGCTGGAAAAACTCGGTCAGACACAATTTGTCTCTTAACGAGTGCTTCATCAAGCTCCCCAAAGGCCTCGGGCGGCCGGGGAAAGGCCACTACTGGACCATCGACCCCGGCAGCGAGTTCATGTTCGAGGAGGGCTCCTTCCGACGCAGGCCCCGGGGTTTCCGAAGGAAATGCCAGGCGCTCAAACCCATGTACCGCATGATGAACGGCATCGGCTTCGGCGCCTCCATGCTGCCCCAGAACTTCGACTTCCAGTCGCCCTCCGCGTCCCTGGCCTGCCACGCCAACGGCTACAACCTGGACATGATGAGCAACCCGGTGCCCGGCGTCCACGCGGGATACGACAGCCTCGGCACGGGCCACCACGTCTCCCACATGTCGCCCAGCTCGGGCTCCACGTACATGACGGCGTGCCAGGTCGCTTCCAACGGCGAGTACGGCCCGGAAAACAGCAACAGCCCGCTGCACTCTCCCCCGAGCGGCATGAGCGGCTCCCTGGAGTGCCACTCTCCGTACGGGGCCGCCTCGGCGCACTGGGCTTCTTCAGGCGTGTCTCCTTACATTAAACAGCAGCCGCTGGCCTCCAGCAGCCCGAACTCCTCTGGACTACACTCGAGCATGCCTCCTTACTCTCTGGAGCAGGGCTACCTGCATCACAACGGCAGAGAATCGGCGGACATCTCAGGTGCGTCTCGACTTTATATTTCCGCAGCTCTCTAAAAAACGCCAGAAACGGGCTAAAGCAACccagtttaatatatttaaaaaaatgccacGCGTTAGTATCTGGCGTAGTTTCCCGTAAATAAAAACGCGGTTTAAAACGAAAAGCCTGCCTGaattaaatcacaaatcaaGTGCGGCGCGGTTTTCCGAAGCGATTTcgttaatgcttttaaaaaggcGTGCTGTATttacaaacaacatttacaGAAAAGTGCAGATAGCCGTGCGAGCGtacaatcatattttatttttataaattgtatcGTATCTCTGTCCCCGAGGCCTACGAGCTTTAATGCGGTGTGTTAGGAGCACGATTAAAGTTCGTTTTCGGCCGCTTTTCCTTCGGCGCTGTTTTGGAGACGCGAGATAATTCGGAAAATGACTCGAAAGGCCTTTGTGAGCCGTTTGGGATTTTCCCCGTCGTTTCCCGGCGGTTCGGTGACGAAAACCCGAGCTTGACCCGAACTGAAGAGGATTTTACGCGCGTGCTCGGTTTAACCGATCGAGCCCCGAGGCTTCGTAGGAGGCCCAGGTGAACAGCagacacacacctacacacacaaaaggcTTTCCGATAGaagaaaacacaagaaatgtGCCGAGAATAATCGTTATCATTATAACAGCgcgcttaaaaataaaaaaaccgaGGAAGTTTGACATCGCTTGAACTAAGTCCACTTAGAGAAAACAATGGCATTGTTCTTGAAAATGCTGGAAGCACTAGAATGCATTCTGTCTGAGCTGataataagcataaaaataaaaacgtaaaaagcGCTAAACTGAAACGCAAGCTCCACTTCCGCGCATGCTTCCGATAAAGAAATTATTCCAGCAATATATtaatggtgttttgttttttatttttattattattattctccaGCAGGAATGTCTCGATACCAGAGCCACTCATCGCCGGTCTGCGACAGAAAAGACTTTGTGCTGAACTTCAACGGCATCACGTCGTTTCACCCGTCCGGCAGCGGGTCCTACTACCaccaccagctccatcaccaaggaGTCTGCCAAGACGTGAAGCCCTGCGTGATGTAACCGAACTCTGAGcggccaaaataaaaataatacacccGAGAGTACGGAGCGAACTCTGAAGTCCCGAAGAACGCGTGAAACGAGCGGAAGTCGATCTGAGAAActacgaagaagaagaagaagaagaagaagaagaagaagaagaagaagtcgAGTGACCGCAGCAGAGGAAAGCGTTCGGGCTTCTgcttcttttcttgtttttgttttctttggaaaGA
Encoded proteins:
- the foxf2a gene encoding forkhead box protein F2a isoform X1, translating into MTTESSQQPLDTPAPIRSSPASSAMHSALQSTQTALESTAATGSKGKKSNSGMRRPEKPPYSYIALIVMAIQSSPTKRLTLSEIYQFLQARFPFFRGSYQGWKNSVRHNLSLNECFIKLPKGLGRPGKGHYWTIDPGSEFMFEEGSFRRRPRGFRRKCQALKPMYRMMNGIGFGASMLPQNFDFQSPSASLACHANGYNLDMMSNPVPGVHAGYDSLGTGHHVSHMSPSSGSTYMTACQVASNGEYGPENSNSPLHSPPSGMSGSLECHSPYGAASAHWASSGVSPYIKQQPLASSSPNSSGLHSSMPPYSLEQGYLHHNGRESADISAGMSRYQSHSSPVCDRKDFVLNFNGITSFHPSGSGSYYHHQLHHQGVCQDVKPCVM
- the foxf2a gene encoding forkhead box protein F2a isoform X2, translated to MTTESSQQPLDTPAPIRSSPASSAMHSALQSTQTALESTAATGSKGKKSNSGMRRPEKPPYSYIALIVMAIQSSPTKRLTLSEIYQFLQARFPFFRGSYQGWKNSVRHNLSLNECFIKLPKGLGRPGKGHYWTIDPGSEFMFEEGSFRRRPRGFRRKCQALKPMYRMMNGIGFGASMLPQNFDFQSPSASLACHANGYNLDMMSNPVPGVHAGYDSLGTGHHVSHMSPSSGSTYMTACQVASNGEYGPENSNSPLHSPPSGMSGSLECHSPYGAASAHWASSGVSPYIKQQPLASSSPNSSGLHSSMPPYSLEQGYLHHNGRESADISGMSRYQSHSSPVCDRKDFVLNFNGITSFHPSGSGSYYHHQLHHQGVCQDVKPCVM